CGCTATGAATAATTCCGGCACATTCTGGTGCGAACATTCCTTTTTTAAACGTTCAAGCTCTAACTTCTTTTACTCCAGCGGTAAAATAAGTAGCTAAATTTAATAAACTGAAAGCTTCTCTAGTTAATATTTCTAGACCAGAATACTCTAAGTTATATTCTTTTAAAAATAATTCTTTATCTTCTTCATCTAATTGACTTATTTCGTATTCTAAATGAATAGAAATAGGTAATAACAAATTATTATAAGAAGTCACTAATTCTTTTAAAGAATTATAATGTTTATTTTTATCTAAATTATTAATATCTTCTTGAGAAATATTTGCAACATATAAAATTGGTTTTAATGTTAGCAACTGATATCCTTTAACAATTTTAAGTTCTTCTTCACTTAAATCTACTTCTCTAGCGGCTTGATTGTTTTCGAAAGCTTTTTTTAGTTTTAATGCAACTTGATATTCTGCCTTTATATCTTTATCGTTAGTATTTAAAGCTTTTTTTTCAACTCTTTTAATAACATTTTCTATAACTTGTAAATCTGCTAATAATAATTCTAAATTTATAACTTCCACATCATTAACTGGATTTATTTCGTTTGAAACGTGTAAAATATCTTTATTTTCAAAACATCTAACAACCTGAATAATAGCATCTACTTCTCTTATATTTGATAAAAATTTATTTCCTAATCCTTCACCTTTAGATGCCCCAGATACTAAACCGGCTATATCTACAAATGTAAATGTAGCTGGAAGTATTCTTTCTGGTTTTACAAATTCTGCAATTTTTTCTAGTCTTTTATCTTTTAATTCTACAATTGAAATATTTGGTTCTATTGTAGTAAATGCATAGTTTGCTGATTCCGCTTGTGTTTTAGTTAAGGCTGAAAAAAGTGTTGATTTTCCAACATTAGGTAATCCAACTATTCCTGCTTTTAATGACATTTTTTCCTTTGTAATAATAAAAATCTTTAGAGAAATAATATATATCTCTAAAGATTAATTTTATTTTCTAATTCTTTCTGAAACGAATGGTAATAAAGCAATAATTCTTGCTCTTTTAATTGCAGTTGATAGTAATCTTTGATGTCTTGAACATGTTCCTGTCAATCTGGAAGGATTTATTTTTCCATGACTACTTGTAAATTTCTTCAATAATTCTGTTTCTTTATAATCAATATAATTCATTGATTCTAAACAAAAATAACATGGTCTCTTTTTAAATGGTTTTTTAACTTTACGATTATTCATTTTTCTCCTCTTATAAAAAACTTTCTATATTTCAATCAACTTCTTCATCTTCAGAAAGATCATCTTCATTTTCTTTCAAAGGTGAATCATTAATTTGATTTTTACTTACTGAAAAAGTCGGTGATGAATCATTATTTTCCATAATGTTTTTTTGAAAATGGGAAGAATTTGAATTATTTTTTCTTTTTTCAATTTCTGATTTTGATTCTAATATTGAAACATTATCAGCAGATACTTCATTAGATGAAATATTTTGTCCTTGACTATTAACAAAATTATTTGTAACAAAAGAACCTTCAACTGAAATTCTAGTTCCTTTAATAGCATTTTTAGCGAGGAATTCAGCAGTTCCTCTTCAACAAACTACAGGGATAAAATCAGTAACTTCACTACCATCATTTGAAGTGTATTTTCTTGTAACGGCAAGTGTTAATCTTAAAAAACTAATATTTGATTTAGTTTTATTTAATACTAAATCATTAGCAATTCTTCCTATTAATAAAACTTTATTCATCTTTACTTACCACCAATTATTTTTCTGTTTCAGTTTTTTTAACTCTAGGTTTTCTTACCTTAGACTCTTCTGTATTTTGTATTTTTTCAGAATTATTTAAATTATTTTCTTTTACAAATTGATTACTTTTAAATGAGTTAAGTTTACGTCTCTTAGGTTTAGTTTTTCTATTTAAACCTCTTTCAGAATCTAAATTAACTACTAAACTTCTTCATATTGTTTTTTCAATATTTGTTCTTCTTGTAAATTCCGCAACTATACTTTTTTCAGATTCAACATTAATTAAAACAAAAGTACCTGTTTTTGATTTATTTATTGGGTAAGCTAATTCTGTTCTTTCTAATTTTTCAACAGTTTTAACACCATCTTTAAATACTTCTTTAGCGATTTTTTCTGCTAAAGATACTTCTTCTGTTGGTGCTAAAATTAGCATAATTTCATATTTTGCCATTTTGGCTCCTTTCGGTCATCAGGATCTATTTAAAGATCAAGGAGTATATATTAAAAATTACTCTTTTGAATTATACAATATTTTTAAAATATTATTAGTTGATTTTTATTTTAAATTAAAACTTAGATAAATATTCTAACTTTAATTCTTTTTATTATTCTATCTCTTAAAATTCTGAAAATGAATGTTTCTATTTTAAAATTTTGCTTTATAAAATTGCAAACTTATTTGAATATTGAAAAACTTTTTTTAATATTTATCTTATTTTTAGTTATTTTCATTAAATTTATGGCTTAAATTTTTAGTTTCAAAATCAAAAAAGTTAAAAAAATGAATTTTTTTATTCTAAAATCTATTTTTTTAACTTTTTTTAATTTTAAATTTTATAATTAAAAACAAAAAGGAGGAAAAATGAAAAAATATGATGTAGTAGTTTTAGGAGGAGGACCGGGTGGTTACTCTCTTGCAGGAATACTTGCAAATAATGGCAAAAGTGTTGCTCTAATTGAAGAAAGGGATTTAGGCGGTACTTGTGTAAATAGAGGATGTATTTCTACTAAAACCTTAATAAAATCTGCTAAAGTATACGAAACAATAAAAAAATCTAACGAATTTGGTATTTATTCTAAAAATAAACACTTTCATCTACCTGAAATTCAAAAAAGAAGAAAAGATAATAAATCTTTATTAAATACAAATATAGAAAATTCTTTATTATCTAGTAATGTTACTATTTATAAAGAACATGGTGAAGTAATTGAAAGTAATACTATTCAATTAGAAAATGAACAAATAAAATTTGAAAAACTTGTATTAGCTACCGGTTCTAGAAATAGAAAATTAGATTTACCCGGTTTTGAAAAAGGAATTAGTGAAGGAAAAATTATTGATTCTGATAAAGCTTTAGAATTAGAAAAATTACCGGAAAGCATGACTATAATTGGTTCAGGTCCTATTTCGTTAGAATTTGCTTATTTTTACTCAACTTTAGGAGTTAAAATAACAATTTTAGAAGCTAGAAATTTCATGGGAAATTTTGATCTTGACTTACAAAAAAATGTAAAACAATATTTAATTGATAGAAATATCACTATTCATGAAAATGCTAGAATATTAGAGTATAAAAATAATGAATTATTAGTTGAAATAGATAATAAAATTCAATCATTTGATGATGAAATTATTTTAGTAGCAATAGGAAGAATAGCTAACAATGAATCATTTAAAAATTTAAATGTAGAATTAAATCAAAATGGATTTGTTAAAGTAAATGATAAAATGGAAACTAATGTCAAAAACGTTTATGCTTTAGGTGATTTAACTGGAATTATGTTATTATCTACTGTTGCATATAAAACAGGAGATATCGTCGCAAAAAATATCTTAAATAAAGAAATAAACGAAAAAATTAATCCTAAATTTGTTCCTTGATCTACTTACTTAAATCCGGAGTTTTCAGGAGTTGGTTATACAGAACAAGAATTAATTAATAATAAAATTGAATATAACGCTTTAATTATACCTGCTAAAGCTTTACCAAGAGCTCACGCTGATGGTTTAGATCTAAAAAACGGTTTTGTTAAATTCTTAATTGAAAAAAACACTAATAAAATTTTAGGTTCATTTATGTTTTTAAAAGGTTCACATTTAATTATTAATGAAATTGCTCATGCTATGCAAAATAACATTAGTTTTGATCAATTACAACAAAACTCTTATACGCATCCAACAATCATTGAATCAATTTATTATGCAACTAGAAATTTAGTGTTTAAAAAATAATAAATTTAAATTAAAAATATCATAATTACAAAATCACAAGAGCGAACTTGTGATTTTATTTATAAACCAATTTTTCTAATTTTCTTTTTACTTCTCTTTCTTTTTCGGAAGCTCTTTTATCAATTTTATTTTTTCCTTTAGCTAGTGCGATCTCTACTTTAATTTTACTTTTTTCATTTCAATAAATCATAGTAGGAATCAAAGTGTATCCTTGTTGTTTTTGTTTTAATGCAATTTTTAATAACTGATTTTTATGTAATAAAAGTTTTCTTTCTCTTAATTCATCGCCTTTTACTGCCATATATTGAGAAATTTGAAAGTTAGTTAAATAAAGCTCATTAGTCTTAAATGTAGCATAGGAATTTTTTAAATTACAATTATTTGCTCTTATTGATTTTACTTCTCATCCTTGTAATGAAATTCCACATTCATATTTTTCAAAAAGTTCATAATTAAAATTAGCAATTTTATTTTTTTGAATTATTTTCATTCGATTCCTTTAAAGTATAATAATAAAATTTTAACAAGTTTTTAAATAAAAAAATAGTAAAAATTTCTTTTTTTGTTAAAATTTATATATCTTATTATTATAGTTAATAAACTATATATATTTAATATTATTAGGAGGAGAAATGCCAAGAGAAGGTATCACTTTAAGATGTAGTGAGTGCAAAATGGAAAATTACATTACAACTAAAAACAAAAAAACTCAAACTGAAAAATTAGAAATGTCAAAACATTGTCATAGATGCAATAAACATACATCTCATAAAGAGAAAAAATAATATCTTTATTTTTTTATATTTTTTTTACTATACAAAAAGGAATAACATGAATAGAAAATATCTTGATTTAACACTAGAGAAAAATAATTTAGATGCAATTATTACTTTTTCACCACAAACTAGAATATGATTATCTTCCATCCAATCAACTGATGGTATAAGCATAATAGAAAAAAGTAATTCATATGTTTTTTTAGATATGCGTTATTACGAATATGCTCAAAAAGAAATTAAAAATGCAGAATTAATATTACTAAATCAAAGCAACTTAAAAAAATTTGCTCAAAACAAAATTTATAAAAGAATTGGTGTAGAAGCCGACTATACTACTTTAAGTGAATTGGAAAGAATTAAAAAAATGTTTCCAAATGCTGAAATAATTCAAATTTCAGGGCAAGAACTTAGAATTTTAAAAGATAAAAATGAAATAGAATTATTACAAAAAGCAATCGATATTTCTTTAGAAGCATATGAAGAATTAATTAAAGAACTTAAAGAAGGACAAACTGAAAGAGAATTAGATAGAAGACTAAATTTTTTAATGAAAGAAAAAGGTGCACAAATGGAATGTTTTGATTCTATTATAGCAACTGGTTCTAACTCAGCTATTCCTCATCATCATCCTACCGATAGAAAGATAAAATCAGGTGATTTATTAAAAATTGATTTTGGTGCAACATACAAAGGATATGGAGCTGATATTACTAGAACTTTTATTTTTAATCCTAAAAATGAAATTGTTGATCCTAAAAAAGAAGAAATTTTACAAATAGTAAAAGAAGCAGCGCAATTAGGTAGACAATTCATAAAACCAGGGATTAAAGCTTCAGATGTGGATAAAGTATGTAGAGATTATATTGCTTCAAAAGGGTATGGAGAATACTTTACTCACTCAACAGGTCATGGACTAGGTATTGATGTTCATGAATTACCAACTGTTTCCACAAATGGAAATACAATTTTAGAGCCAGGAATGGTCATTACAGTTGAACCAGGAATATACATAGAAGGTTTTGGTGGTGCCAGAATTGAAGATGATTTATTAGTAACAGAAACAGGTTCAATAACTCTTTCAAGAAAAAATGAAGTTAATGGAATTAAAAAATAAAAAGGAACTCTTAAAAATAAGAAGTTCCTTTTTTATTATATTTTTTTTGCATCTTAAATAATACCGGAATTAAAGAATAAAGCATTATAGTATATATAGGAATAGTTATTAAACCTTTTAGAATTATAGGAGTTAAATAAAAATAAAAGTATTGTTGAATTTCTCTGGTTTTATTAGTTTTTGAACCAATAAAACGATTGTAATATTGAATAAACGCAAAAGGTCCTCATAATCAACGTACTAATATTAAAATAATACAAATTGTAGCAAAAATAAATGCTAATAAGTAGTATATTTCTTTTTTACTTTTATAATAAAATATCAAAAATGTAGTGAAGACGATAGAACTAATAATAGAAAAAGTTATAATGATATACAACACTAATTGCTTTGTAAAATATTGTCTAATATCCTTACTTAAATTATCTATTCTTATAGTATTTTTATCATTACTAAATACTTCCATCACATATATTCCTATTAAGGTAAAAAATACGATTAGAAAAACTGCAGAAATAATTAATGTACTTAAATTATTTTTGAGTTTATACAAATAAAAGAATAATCAAGCAATAATAGCAGTTATGGGTGGTATTATAGCATATTCTCACATTCAGGTAGCTATTGAAGAAGTTATTAAAAGATTTAACGTATCTGCTATTAAAGCAATTAAGGCACCTTTAAAAGGACCTAATAATAGTCCAAAAATTATATTAAAAGGAATTTCAAAGCTAACATTTAATTTATTTGTTAAAAAAGTTAATCTTAACAAAAAACTTAGCCCTAGATATATAGCTAAAAATAGCGCGCTTAACGTAATATCATATGTAGTAATTTTAAATATTTTACTTTCTTTTATATAAGTAATAAAAGAAAATTTGCTTTTAGTTTTAAAATATGTTGTTGGAATAACACCTATTTATTTAATTTAAAGTGTTTTACTACATATTTTTTAACTGAATTATAATCTAATTTTATTTTTTCATAAACCAAATCACCTGGTCCTGAATATCCAAAGTCATCATGACCTATATTATGTCTTGCTACTTTTGATCATCCAAATGTAGAAGCAGCTTCTATTGAAATAGTTTTGGCTGGATGTCATAAAATTTTCGAATCTCAATTAGAAGCAGAAATTACATTTAAGTTTAATTCTTTACCAATTTTAAAAGCATTCGCTAATTCACTTCCTGTTGCTATTAAAGCAAATTCAGAATCAGTTTTATGAATAAAATAACTTCCTTTTTTAAATTTTTCTTTATCTGTAGTTTCTAAACTAGTAATATTTTGTCTTGTTAAAACTATTGCATGCGGTTTATTTTTAGAATTAATTGCTAATTCATAAGAACCCATCACTTCTTTTTCATCAGCTGGTCTTAAAACTGTTAATCCTGGTAATGATCTTAACATTGCAAGTTGTTCAATTGGTTGATGTGTAGGTCCATCTTCTCCCACAAAAACTGAATCATGTGTAAAAATATATGTTACTGGTAGTTTCATTAAAGCTGATAATCTCATAGCAGGTTTTACGTAGTCTGAGAAAACAAAAAATGTTGATACAAAAGGTTTTAAAACGGAATGCAATGCTAATCCATTAGCGATTGCTCCCATAGCAAATTCTCTAACACCGAATAAAATATTTCTACCTGAGCGATTTTTAACAGAATATACACCATCAGCTCCCCCGGCTTTTGTAGAAGCGACTAAATCAGCAGATCCTCCTATTCAATTAAAAGTATTTTCATTTAAATATTTTATTACAGAACCTGAAGAATTTCTTGTTGCATCATCTTTTTTAAGTTCTAAATTAATTTCAATTTTTTTTGTAGAACTTTCTAAATAAGATCTTAATTCTTCTGAAATAACAAAATTATCTTCAGCTTCTTGTCCTCTCTTGAATAAAGTATCTTGATAATATTGAATAACTTCTTCAGGTAATTCAAAATCATCATATGTTCAATTTAATTTCTCTTTTAAATTCTCAAAATCTTTACCCAAAGGAGATCCATGAACGTCGCTTGTCCCTTCTTTCGTAGCACCTTCTCCAATAACTGTTTTAACTTCTATAAATGAAGGCTTATTAGATTTTTTAGCTTTTGAAATTGCTTTCGAAATTTTTTCAAGATCATTTTTTACTAGTTGATAATAAAAGCCCATAGATTCCATTTTTAATCTTAAATCTTCTGAATTAACTTCATTTACTGGTGTATCTAATTGAATATCATTGGAATCGTGAATAACAATTAATTTACTTAATTGTCATTTACCAGCTAATGATAAAGCTTCGTTAGCTACTCCTTCTTGTAAATCCCCATCTCCACATAGAACATATGTAAAATGATTTACTTCTGGAAATTTAGCATTTAAGTGGCTTTCAGCTACAGCTAAACCAACTCCCATACCTATTCCTTGCCCTAAAGGACCAGTAGTAGCCTCTACTCCGATTGTATGACCAAATTCTGGATGACCCGGTGTTAAAGAACCTAATTGTCTAAAGTTTTTTAAGTCCTCTTCTTTAATTAAACCTAAAATTCTCAATTGCGCATACAATAGTGCTGATCCATGTCCTGCTGAGAGAATAAATCTATCACGATTAATTCATTCAGGTGACACAGGATTAAAAACTAAATGTCTTGTAAACAAAGTATGCATAATAGTAGAAGCTCCTAAAACAATACCAGGATGTCCTGAATTAGCTTTATTAATAGCTGCAACTCCATTTATCTTTAATGTATTAATAGAAAGTTTATCTAATTCTCTGTTATAATTCATATTTTTCCTTATTTAATTCTTTTTATTTGCGATCTTTCCTTTATATAGTAAAGAAATATTTTCCGGTTCTGTACCAATTAATAAATTTATAGTTTCCTTTAGTGAATTAATCAAATTATTAAAAATGGTTGTAAAGTCTTTTTTATTTTCTATTGTAAAAAAAGATAATATCATACTTATATTTGTGTTAGTACTATTAAATTTAATTTCAATATTATTTTCTAATTTAACATTAGGATTTTTCGAAAACACAGCCTTTATAGTTTGAATAAACGCTTGTTTATAAACTGTATAAACTTGATTTAATCCATAATTAACAATTACATAATTCACTTTTATTTACCAGCTCTTCCAACATATTTTCCAGTTTCGCTTGAAACTATAATAATTTCTCCTTCTTTTATAAACATAGGAGTTTCAACTTCAAATCCTGTTTCGACAATTACTTTTTTCTGTGGATTTGTTGTCGTATTTCCTTTAACAGCATCAGGAGCCTCTGTTACTTTTAATTCTATATTTATAGGTAATTCAATATCCAATATTTCTTCCTCAAATTTTCTTACCTTAACTTTTAGGCCATCTTTTAAAAAGTTTAATTCTCATTCTAACTTAGAAACATCAATTCCTATTTGTTCATAAGTTTCTTCGTCCATTAAAACTATTTGTGTTCCATCATTATATAAAAAGTTCATACCTACTGTTTCTATATGAGCTTTTTCAACTTTATCTCCACCTGTATAAGATTTTATAGTGGTTGCTCCAGTTCTTAAATTTTTAACTTTAGCTTTAACAGTAGCTTGACCTCTTCCTTGTTTAGAATGTTGTGATTCTAATACTACAAATAATTCACCATTCTCTTGAAAAGTTATCCCTGGTTTAAATTCATTAACATTAACCACATTTACCTCCTTTATTTTATATTAAATTATATATGATATTTCAAATATAAATAAAAAATGACATTAAAATTAAATGCCATTTTTTAAAATATTAACTATTAGTTATTTTAAATGTTATATTAACATTAGCACTGTCTACTACAGTTGAAAAAATTGGTATAACAGCTCCATTATTGACATCTAATTGAGTTCAAACACCTATAAATTTTAATTCTTTATTTAAAGGTGCATGCTCACCAGAATCTACTGACATAGGATTTATTTTATACTTAATTTCACGATTATTAGTTACTATATTTTTTGGATTACCGTCATCATCACCAGCAAAATATAAATTACCTTCATCGTCTTGAAATACAGCATAAGAAGCTATATTGGAATTTATTTCTCCATTATTTCTAAAATGTACTGTTAATTCCTTATTGTCATTGTTATATGAAGTACTATCTATCGCTATATGATTTCTAATTCATGAGGAATTAGTATTTATTCTAGGGATTGTTTTATTATTGAATGCTTGACTTGATACACCCACATCCTTACTTATAACGGAATTATATCTTCAATCAAATTGTGGAAATGAATAAGTAGAGGCAGTAGTACTAATGTCCTTTCTTAAAATAGTTGTTCCATCATTAACATCAGTTATGGCTTGATTTCCGGTAAGAGCATCAAAATTATTATTTCCACCTGTTAAATTTGAGTCTGCTACTGCTATTTTTAATAATGCAAATACACCATTTTCTTTTAATCTAACATTTTTTCTATACATTTTTGTTATATTGAAAGACTCTGAATTTGAATCTGATGCAGGTTTTGCTAAAC
This genomic interval from Mesomycoplasma molare contains the following:
- a CDS encoding aminopeptidase P family protein — translated: MNRKYLDLTLEKNNLDAIITFSPQTRIWLSSIQSTDGISIIEKSNSYVFLDMRYYEYAQKEIKNAELILLNQSNLKKFAQNKIYKRIGVEADYTTLSELERIKKMFPNAEIIQISGQELRILKDKNEIELLQKAIDISLEAYEELIKELKEGQTERELDRRLNFLMKEKGAQMECFDSIIATGSNSAIPHHHPTDRKIKSGDLLKIDFGATYKGYGADITRTFIFNPKNEIVDPKKEEILQIVKEAAQLGRQFIKPGIKASDVDKVCRDYIASKGYGEYFTHSTGHGLGIDVHELPTVSTNGNTILEPGMVITVEPGIYIEGFGGARIEDDLLVTETGSITLSRKNEVNGIKK
- a CDS encoding single-stranded DNA-binding protein — its product is MNKVLLIGRIANDLVLNKTKSNISFLRLTLAVTRKYTSNDGSEVTDFIPVVCWRGTAEFLAKNAIKGTRISVEGSFVTNNFVNSQGQNISSNEVSADNVSILESKSEIEKRKNNSNSSHFQKNIMENNDSSPTFSVSKNQINDSPLKENEDDLSEDEEVDWNIESFL
- the rpsF gene encoding 30S ribosomal protein S6, producing the protein MAKYEIMLILAPTEEVSLAEKIAKEVFKDGVKTVEKLERTELAYPINKSKTGTFVLINVESEKSIVAEFTRRTNIEKTIWRSLVVNLDSERGLNRKTKPKRRKLNSFKSNQFVKENNLNNSEKIQNTEESKVRKPRVKKTETEK
- the ychF gene encoding redox-regulated ATPase YchF: MSLKAGIVGLPNVGKSTLFSALTKTQAESANYAFTTIEPNISIVELKDKRLEKIAEFVKPERILPATFTFVDIAGLVSGASKGEGLGNKFLSNIREVDAIIQVVRCFENKDILHVSNEINPVNDVEVINLELLLADLQVIENVIKRVEKKALNTNDKDIKAEYQVALKLKKAFENNQAAREVDLSEEELKIVKGYQLLTLKPILYVANISQEDINNLDKNKHYNSLKELVTSYNNLLLPISIHLEYEISQLDEEDKELFLKEYNLEYSGLEILTREAFSLLNLATYFTAGVKEVRAWTFKKGMFAPECAGIIHSDFEKKFIKAEVISYQDYVESQGEKNAREMGKMRLEGKTYQMNDGDICLFKFGK
- a CDS encoding dihydrolipoyl dehydrogenase — translated: MKKYDVVVLGGGPGGYSLAGILANNGKSVALIEERDLGGTCVNRGCISTKTLIKSAKVYETIKKSNEFGIYSKNKHFHLPEIQKRRKDNKSLLNTNIENSLLSSNVTIYKEHGEVIESNTIQLENEQIKFEKLVLATGSRNRKLDLPGFEKGISEGKIIDSDKALELEKLPESMTIIGSGPISLEFAYFYSTLGVKITILEARNFMGNFDLDLQKNVKQYLIDRNITIHENARILEYKNNELLVEIDNKIQSFDDEIILVAIGRIANNESFKNLNVELNQNGFVKVNDKMETNVKNVYALGDLTGIMLLSTVAYKTGDIVAKNILNKEINEKINPKFVPWSTYLNPEFSGVGYTEQELINNKIEYNALIIPAKALPRAHADGLDLKNGFVKFLIEKNTNKILGSFMFLKGSHLIINEIAHAMQNNISFDQLQQNSYTHPTIIESIYYATRNLVFKK
- the rpsR gene encoding 30S ribosomal protein S18, with translation MNNRKVKKPFKKRPCYFCLESMNYIDYKETELLKKFTSSHGKINPSRLTGTCSRHQRLLSTAIKRARIIALLPFVSERIRK
- a CDS encoding MMB_0454 family protein — its product is MNYVIVNYGLNQVYTVYKQAFIQTIKAVFSKNPNVKLENNIEIKFNSTNTNISMILSFFTIENKKDFTTIFNNLINSLKETINLLIGTEPENISLLYKGKIANKKN
- a CDS encoding transketolase; its protein translation is MNYNRELDKLSINTLKINGVAAINKANSGHPGIVLGASTIMHTLFTRHLVFNPVSPEWINRDRFILSAGHGSALLYAQLRILGLIKEEDLKNFRQLGSLTPGHPEFGHTIGVEATTGPLGQGIGMGVGLAVAESHLNAKFPEVNHFTYVLCGDGDLQEGVANEALSLAGKWQLSKLIVIHDSNDIQLDTPVNEVNSEDLRLKMESMGFYYQLVKNDLEKISKAISKAKKSNKPSFIEVKTVIGEGATKEGTSDVHGSPLGKDFENLKEKLNWTYDDFELPEEVIQYYQDTLFKRGQEAEDNFVISEELRSYLESSTKKIEINLELKKDDATRNSSGSVIKYLNENTFNWIGGSADLVASTKAGGADGVYSVKNRSGRNILFGVREFAMGAIANGLALHSVLKPFVSTFFVFSDYVKPAMRLSALMKLPVTYIFTHDSVFVGEDGPTHQPIEQLAMLRSLPGLTVLRPADEKEVMGSYELAINSKNKPHAIVLTRQNITSLETTDKEKFKKGSYFIHKTDSEFALIATGSELANAFKIGKELNLNVISASNWDSKILWHPAKTISIEAASTFGWSKVARHNIGHDDFGYSGPGDLVYEKIKLDYNSVKKYVVKHFKLNK
- the efp gene encoding elongation factor P, with the translated sequence MVNVNEFKPGITFQENGELFVVLESQHSKQGRGQATVKAKVKNLRTGATTIKSYTGGDKVEKAHIETVGMNFLYNDGTQIVLMDEETYEQIGIDVSKLEWELNFLKDGLKVKVRKFEEEILDIELPINIELKVTEAPDAVKGNTTTNPQKKVIVETGFEVETPMFIKEGEIIIVSSETGKYVGRAGK
- the rpmG gene encoding 50S ribosomal protein L33, with protein sequence MPREGITLRCSECKMENYITTKNKKTQTEKLEMSKHCHRCNKHTSHKEKK
- the smpB gene encoding SsrA-binding protein gives rise to the protein MKIIQKNKIANFNYELFEKYECGISLQGWEVKSIRANNCNLKNSYATFKTNELYLTNFQISQYMAVKGDELRERKLLLHKNQLLKIALKQKQQGYTLIPTMIYWNEKSKIKVEIALAKGKNKIDKRASEKEREVKRKLEKLVYK